The nucleotide sequence GAATCTAAGAGTGTCCTGATAACTCCACGGTCTGAATTGTGGTCAGTGTGGATTTTTCTCTGTTGACCCCAAGTCCTAACAACAAAGAGGTTTAGTGTCTTCTGAAGTGAATCGGTCACTTGTTGGGAGATGGGATGGTAGGGGATTTCCCCCATACCAGCCAGTCACCAGGAGGGGATACACTTGGATTTCTTGTCTTCTCAGATGGGCAGCCACATATCTAACATGTTGGTGATCACCTGTGGGGCTATGGAAAGACCAAAGGGTAGGACTCTATTGATAGTGTGATGTTCCAATCAGGAATCTCAGGTGCTTTCTCTGAGCCAAGTGTATTGAAATGTGAAAACAGGCGTCTTGAAGGCTGAGAGCCAAGCGCGCTCCATGGAACGAGAAGAGACCATCACTACTGGGGCATTAGAACAGGTCTTCACATTAAGACTTCTGGAGGAGTGAGTCTTAGGAGATGCTTTCTGTTCTGtctggagaaggggaaaaaataaattggtGCTTGCCTTGGTCCAGGGAGCGGTGTTCCTTTTAGGCCCTGTCTAAATGCATCACTGATGCAACTGAGGCACATGTGCACCACATGTGGAATCTGTGaggacaatcactcaaagaagaaacgtGCCTGTATGTTGAATCCCTTTCCTCCATCACTTTTTATCTCTCTTTTATCAATGTATGATATGTCTCCATCAGTATCAGGAtgcctcaatttaaaaaaattatcttcaACACCTCTGTGacatagggaagtgctattatctccataatacaataaaatgagTCAAAAAGAGACTAAGTTACTTGCCTAAAATTCATTCAAGAAATCTGCGCAGAGTAGAGAACTGAACAGAGGTCTCCAAGGTCCCAGACTAGCACCCAGCCACTGGGCCATCTTTTTTAgaggttgtaaactctttgacTGAGGGACCATGTCTTTGTAGGTATTTGTACATCTCCTAGCACAATGGCCTCTCTCCTGCAGAAAAGCTCTACTTGCAGTagggaaaaggagggagagaatttTTTAACGAGGTTCCCCTGTGCCCAGTGACCTCTTTCCCTCCATTATCAGGGACATCTCCCCACTAAGGGCTGTctcctgggggggaaaaaaatctacttgCCGAGGCATAAGAGCCCTACAAGAAGGGACAGGCCCTTTTTGGGCTATCATTGTGTAGTTTGCCATATGGTTCCACtactttacttttcatttttatatacaaAAGAGATCATTTATTAAAAAGATTTACAGTGTATATCAtgaacattttaaagcatttcaaaatTTCTCAGCAAATCACAGCTGCTGAGTACTACTTTTATGGAATGAAAAAATACTAACAGTCTTACCTCATTGGACTATAactagaggaagagagaaaagaataCACAAACTATTGTTCAACTGTGCTGtaaatatatttagagagagagagaagagcaccAAAGTTTTCAAACATGGTTCCCTAAAGTTCAGCAACTAAATTCATATTTATGCATCTACAGACCTAGTCTGATATTTGTAGATAAGTGACATCCACAACTTTCATTGAAATTACTATCAgatgtgggtgctcaacacctgtgaaaatcaagccacttatttaggtgcctaagaattGGAAAGATACGCAGACAGTATTATGCATATAAACTAACCTGCAGACACGGGCAGGAAAATACAGCTTCTGCCAGGACCGACAAAGATATTTAGAATGATCGATCACACGGATCCAGTCTAGCTCGTCCATGGACACCTCAATATAGTAGGAATAAGACCTGTGGATTGCCAAAAATAATCGTTAGAATAGAAGCAGTCAATACTCGTGAAATAACCTGCTTTCGGGAAGTTGGTGtctatgtaaaaatatattttcacaaaAGGGATCCATATCCAGACTTCTGTGAGGAGGCTGCATtacaaattactttaaaaataaatgttaacgTAATCATATGTTAAAAGATATTTTCAGAACTACATAAAATGGCCAAATTCAGAATTCCCAGTAATAAGATGAGCTAAATTTAAAACCAGCACTGCAATTACTTTACTGAAATATTAACAAGATAGCAGAGAAAATTTAGCAGATCATAAATGTCAGCCTGAAACCCTTAACTGGAAAATGGAAGTTTATTTTGTGTCATGACATCTTTTTCATTGATTTTCTTTATCAGTCTTGACCTAGTTAGGTACAGTTGCCTCTCTATCCGTGTAATTTATCTAATCTTTTTTTGAATTCTACTGTTTTTTACTTAGTTGGTTCATATATCTTGTTACAATTAGTTCAATTGGTTATTTATGCATTGACTAAAAAGTATTTCTTTAGAAGCTTTAAATCTGTTGACTTTTGGTGTTTccaagggagaaagaaaaataccACAAATTCCAGTACTCCTGAGTTGATGGAACTTTTGCTCAACAATAAAAGTTTAGCTTTTAAACTAACAGGtcacttctaaaaaaaaatcagtatatgTTATTCTGAAAGAACAATAACTGCACTTGAGATAAGTGAGTTTATTTGAAAGTATTAgtaatgttaatattttttattctaaaataatGAGAGTTGGTTACAAAATCCAATGGCAGGGTGACAATTTACTGACTATATATTGTTAAAGACCTGGGATTAGTTTAACACAAGGATGGTCTACACTAGAATATTGAAccaactacattgctcagggtgtgaaaaatccatacacccgagcaatgtagttaagttgacctaagtccCTATGCAGACACTAGGCTGACGGAATCATTTCAGTGTACAAAAGCTCATTACTTTTGTATATTAAATGTAATACTCTGTGAAAAACAAAGGCATGAAAACTTTCCTCTTGCATAACAGAATAAAGATATTgcacagaataaaaatatttgcagagAGCTGTATGATTTAGAGAactattaataaaattaaaaaaaacccttcctgaTAGCTAGTATTAAATTGATATATTTTTGCTAATAGAAAATAAGGCTTGGAATTTCCAAAGTAACAGTGTCACCCAACTGTTAAACGTGTGTGCAATTTGATTCTTTAAGAACATAAAGTAGCAAGAATAAAATATGAGGTAGGGTAGTTATATTAGTTAAGTGGGCAGTGATCATTCAAATTTCACAAGTCTCCTTAAACAGGTCCCTAAGAACTATATTCATAACTTGGTAATTACCAATCTGGGCAATTTTATTACACATAGGTTACTGTCACAAACCTAACAGAAACAGAAaggtttttcattaaaataatatcaTTTTAACCAAAAgaactcattttaaaattctcttgcAGTATTGTgaactgaaacacaaaaatatcataggtttcagagtagcagccgtgttagtctgtattcgcaaaaagaaaaggagtacttgtggcaccttagagactaacaaatttattagagcataagctttcgtgagctacagctcacttcatccgatgaagtgagctgtagctcacgaaagcttatgctctaataaaaatatCATGTCACTGcaggagaaccagaaagtgaaactgaccagcccAGTGTCATTATCTAAGAGCAAATGAGAAACGTAGACAGCATAAATGGAGAGAAATGAACCGCttgtttaaaatgattttaataatttaagcAGTTATTAGTAAAAAGAAGTTTTACATATTTAAAGCATGTAGATGACTAAatattatgtattttaatacTGCAAAGTGAACGTGACTTGTTACATAAGTAACAAGTATGAAGCAAAAAAACCTCATAAGCCTATTCAaatgttaaaaattaacatttaaattcAAGTTGTCAATGCTATCCCAACCATGATATGTTATTGAAACTGTGCAATTTATAGGCATTTAATAAAAGTTAATAATTCAATATTTTATCATTGAGGCAGGTGGGGTataatcagttttaatttctCTTAAATCAGGGTGACTTGTCACATACCGGCTATCTCTGTCCCAGAGTAGTATTCGTATGTGGTTGACTATCGATGGCTGACCTAGTTTAATTTCAATGCCAGAACGGCAGTCATCATCAATCGGGTGTCGGGAAAAACCATGATCCAAGTCGTAATTCTGTGTGTCCCCATCTAGCAAAGCAGACTTCAGCTCTCCTTTTACAACCTGGGCTCCATATTTCATAGTTGCAATGTTCTCACCTGATACTAAAAGTGGAAAGAAAGAGTTGCTTACCAGTTACGATTTTACAGCACAAACAAATTAGCAGAGATGATTTGGTGGCTACACAACCCTTCAGGTTGCTTCAGGGCTGTGAGAGCCTAATCCAAAggccaatgaagttaatgggaatttatTGGCTCAATGGTCTTTGAAATAGGGCCTACAACTTGGGCGCCTTTGTCTGCCAAAGCAGCAAAATCCAACCTTTGCCATAGAATTGTGCCACAAAATCTAGTCTTATCAAAATAGTTAGAGATAATGATCCTTAACTTCATTTGTAAAATACTGAGATATATGGTTGAAAAGTGTTGAGATAAagtattgtttctttaaaaaaaatgcttctaTCCCTCATAATTGCaaagaaaatgctgaaaaatatgaCCTGAATGCAAAATACTGTGTTGTCTTCCTGACTCTGCAGACAGGCTGACAATAGCTTTAGGGTGTAcattttgccattcatttcaatatAGTGTTATGTCTAAAACCTAGATAATGCAagttaaaatgttgacattttaaacatttcattgacGAACATGTTAGCAGAAACACCCAGCTAAGATGCTGCCCCCATAATTACAAACAGCCTCCGTTGCTTCCACAAATGCCAAAAGTCCCACCTGTCTTTTATCCACCTGTCACAACCTCCAGCTGGACCCACCCCACACTAATTTTGTACAATAGATTTTTATTGtcaatacaaatatttacaaGCATATTGAAGACTAAACATGAGTGGACAGCATAAAAATAAACTGAACTTAGTATAACAGGCTACTGTTTCCAGTATAagttcatatttaatttttcaaactttttaagaTTTAAATGAAGCTGCTGCAGAATCCATGGAGCTTGCTGCAAAATTTAGGTCCAGCTTGCTATTGAGTACATGGTGTCTCAGATCATAAGGCTGAAACATAGGTATTTATTGACAGGAGGAAGGCTTGTGTAGAACAAGGCAGCCTCGCCTTTAAGAGAATGTACATGGATCTGTTACAACTGCTGTCTTTCTATCCTGAACTGTGTGTGAAGTTTCTGGAAATCTGCCTATTCTCTGAAAGTAGTAATAATTAAGTGGGCTAACCATACACATTTCATGATGCATTATTTAATACTTTGAAGTGAATAGTTTTCTGATGATAGTTTACAgtttaatttgaatttaataCTTAAGGAAAAGCTACAGGAATCCAATTCTTAAAATAGCTACATTATTGACAGAGTGAAAAATCATGTGCTTCGGTGCCTGCTATCAAATGCTATCAACATGAATGCAGAGGATCAGTAAGGCCTGAAGTTTCCAAAGTGAAAAATCTGAAGGGacagctgcttaaaaaaaaaaaaaaaaaaaaaaaaaaaagcagtttctcATGATGGAAAACTCATCCTGTATGATTTAAGAGACCACAATACAGAATATTCTCTAAGAGTATTCAACATTATTCTCAATTGGAGGGTAAATATTCTGTGCTATGTAAGCGTTACTTTATAGCAcacaaatgttttaataaaacacTTTGCCAACTGTAAAAGGTTAAAGCCTAATTCACAAATGATACAAATAATCTAGTACAATGGTGGAGACAGGTTCCTATTACAGCAAACACAAGTGAAATGCTTTCCTCTCTTTTCATACCTAAAATGTAAGCTCTCTGGTGCAGGGACTGATTTTCATTTTACACATTATGTACGCAAACAAtgtaaaggggaaaagaaaaaatcagATACAGAATATTTTGAAACTAAAcagcaaaattattatttttattacaaaattagCAATAAAAATCTGATAGATGCCTGCATTAAAGTTTGATAAATTTTTAGATAGAAGGTTCTGCAAATGGTTTTTCTTGAGGAAAAATTAAGCATTTTGATAAAAATGCACTCTGCTGTAATTTACATACTGAAGCAACATCTAGAATATGTGGAGTTAACATTTTCCTGATTTCCATTTAATGTTTGTCATCACTGCCATTGCAATTCTTCAGAAAAAGAGCAAATGAAAGTTAGGAACCTATTCCAGTTATACTTTTCATTACTCTTTCTGCCTCCAGGGTTAGATAAAAAACTCACTCTCACTTAAAGCAATTTCAGATATTTCCAAGCATTCCCAAGGTGTTGGTTTAGGCATTTTAATTGTATAGGTATTTTCCAATTAGTAATATTCCACTCATTTCTACTGGTAAATTATAAATCCATACattgggccctaccaaattcacagtccattttggtcaatttcacggtcatagcattttaaaaatagtaaatttcatgatttcagctatttaaatctgaaatttcacagtgttacaattgtaggggtcctgacccaaaaaagagttttggggggtgggggggagaattgcaacattattggggggggggttacCGTACTGCTATCCTTACCTCTGCACGATTGCTGGCAGTGGCGCTACCTTCagtgctgggcagctggaaagcaatggctgctggctgggagcccaaccTTCAAGGGAAAGCCActgccagcaacagtgcagaagtgaggatggcatggtatggtattgccacccttgcttctgtgctgctgcctgcagagctgggccctcagtcagcagctgctgctctccagctgcccagctcttaaggcagcagtgcagaagtgagggtggcatggcatggtattgccacacttacttctgtgctgctgttggcagggcgctgccttcagagctgggtgcctggccaacagccaccgctctccagccacccagctctgaaggcagtgcagaatcaagggtggcaataccatacccccctaaaataaccttgggaccccctgcaactccgttttgggtcaggatccccaatttgagaaacactggtctctcccatgaaatctgtatagtacaaggtaaaagcacacaaaagacctgATTTCacaggaggagaccagatttcacagtccattacACATTTTTTCATGACTGGATTTGTCAGGGCCCTCGCCATAGAACAGTTGCATTTTGAAAGTCCATCctcaacaagtttaaaaaaatactgatgCTCACTTAGCATGCCCCTGTAGTTGAGGTCCATGTCCCGACTTTCAGAACGGACTTTAATGGCATCCAGAATGGCATCAGGTGACAGCAATCCAGAAGGTCTTACAACATTTAGTAGCTCTGTCAGACTCATCAGGGGTAAGCGTACTGCCTGCATGATTTCAGCATGATTCTCCTTGGGGTTATGTTTACACCAGTTCATCAAAGCCTGGAAAATATCCTTCTCAGGTGCTGCAAATGAATCCCTCAGCACAACATTTAGAAGAGCAGCCTAAGTAGAGAACAACCAAGAAAATTCATGTCTAAAACATAACAAAAATTAACAGATCTTTAACTAGTAAAGCTATAAAAGTTCTTTCAAAATTTGATTATACTAGTGGGACAGTGACTCTGTAGACAAACACCATAGCCATTAACTGCCATTAAATAGCTCACATGTAGCCAGGGCATTAGAAAGTATTTTACTGAGAAAAGGAATTTTGGTCAGGACATTGGTTTAATGCCTATCTAGCAGATGGCACCtctaaaagagcaacattcccaAAGGAGTGAATGCCCTGCACTGTCAGATCAAAGTATAAGCCAAAGTCCTCATACTTGAATCCTAACCTTCTTGGTCAGAGACGAAAACACTACTGGCTCACTACGACTCTCTTACTGAGCAGCCTCCCTGgcctttcagtttttattttgagtATTGTACTCAGTTGTAGCTTACTTGCTTTTACTCATTTTAAATCACTTATGCAAGAATTCTAGATTTTCTACTTACGTAATAGGTTATGATTGTACTACCACCACCAAAACTAGGCTTAGAGTGTGTAAGTGTGTCAAGCCACTCAAATTAATGGTATCCCAATGTACTTTAAATTCTCATTTCTGATGGGTCAAGGAGTAAATAAAGGTGATTTTTAGATTTGGCAAAATAGTTGGCTGCTAAAGTAAAATTTTGGTAGCACACTTCTGAACTTATCTATATGATCACTGGTGTGAAAATTAGATGCAGGTTTTGTATTACCCACTCCAagctctttccctcctcctttcttttttgggGCCAAGCTGGTAACTGCAGAAAATATTCACATAGCTTTATCTCCGAGACAGAAGCACAAACACGCACCTATTGCAAAATGAAACCAACCAGAATTGAACAACTTTTTGCATTTTCACTTTGCAGACAGTATAAGTAGGAATGAGCCTTAGAAAAAGGAAGTCCTCCTGCAGCACTGGTTATCCCACGAACACCAGTTACTGAAAGGAGGTAGCATGTTTCCTGGTCATTGGAGTCTGCTGATTTGTTCCATTTTACACTGATGTTATCCCCAATGCATTCTTAGTTGACATATAATATCTGGCATCAAGTAGTTAACAGTGAGGACTTAAGTGTCAAAAGTGAGGGGAAGCAATTATAGTCTCCTTCGTAACCAGATACCGAGTTAGTTAGCTCTGTAAGGTCTCTGGCCCCAATTCGTAGAATAAATGTTCTCGTTAAACCTGCCAAAAAAGTCAGTGTATTTTTTACAATAAAAGggacttaaaatatttttcatacgTGTTTTAATATCCCTTTATAACCACACATTGAAAGCTTGAAACTGAAACTTGCATTCttacaaaaaaaattctgctacTTCACATGTATGCTGGTTTGAGAGCTGGGTTACTGGTACTGAGTTTTGAGGCAGATGAAACAATATGGGAGCATTTACTGTAGAAGAAAAGACATCTAGGACTAAATTCTCTGGTGCAGTGTAGCCACTTGGCACTGTAACATTGATGTATCCAGCCCAGAAGGCTCACTCTAGTGCAGAGAgaacaggactacttgtggcaccttagagactaactaatttatttgagcataagctttcatgggctacagcccacttcattggttgcatgcagtggaaaatacaataggacgattttatatacacagagaatatgaaacaatgggtttgcacactataatgagagtgatcagttaaggtgagctattaccagcaggactgtagtttcctcaggaagtcagtggtgtctcgaagataactagaagtgctggtagtgtagggcctgaggagggagtctacatagccagacaatcctgctgtcagggggCCTGCTTggggttctaggagtgtgtctgtgcggatttgctcttgtgctttttcagggagtttcttgagtagatggtgtagtttcttttggtaaccctcagtgggatcagagggtaatggcttgtagaatgtggtgttggagagctgcctagacacacccctagagccccgagcATGGGTATTCTATCtattacccaagatccataaatgtGGAAATACTGGACACTCCatcgtctcaggcattggcaccctgacagaaggattgtctggctaagtagactccctcctcaggtcctacgctaccagctatcttcgagacaccactgacttcctgaggaaactacaatccatcggtgatcttcctaaaaacaccatcctagccactatggatgtagaagccctctacaccaacattacacacaaagatggactacaagccatcaggaacactatccccagTAATgtcacggcacacctggtggctgacctgtgactttgtcctcactcataactatttcacatttggggacaatgtatataccttcaaatcagcagcactgctatggataaccgcatggccccacagtatgccaacatttttatggctgacttggaacaacgcttcctcagctctcgtcccctaatgcctctactttacttgcactacattgatgacatcttcatcatctggactcatggaaaagaagcccttgagaaattcctccatgatttcaacaatttccatcccaacatcaacctcagcctggaccagtccacacaagaggtccacttcctggacactacggtgctaataagtgatggtcacaaatatcaccctataccggaaacctactgaccactatacttacctacatgcctccagctttcatccagaccacaccacacgatccattgtctacagccaagctctaagatacaaatGCATTTGtgccaacccctcagacagagacaaacacctacaagatctctatcaagcattcttacaactacaatagccacctgctgaagtgaagaaacagattgacagagccagaagagtacccagaagtcactgactacaggacaggcacaacaaagaaagtaacagaacaccactagccatcaccttcagcccccaactaaaacctctccagcacatcatcaaggatctacaacctatccctaaggacaacccatcactcgcACAaagcttgggagacaggccactccttgcttacagacagccccccaacctcaagcaaatactcaccagcaaccacacaccaaaaacactaacccagaaacctagccttgcaacaaagcccattgccaacggtgtccacatatctattcaggggacaccatcaaagggccttatcacatcagccacactatcagaggctccttcaactgcacatctaccaatgtgatatacaccatcatgtgccagcaatgccgctctgccatgtacattggccaaaccagacagtctctatgtaaaagaataaatggacacaaatcacatgttaagaattataacattcaaaaacctgtcggagaacacttcagtctctctggtcactcaattacagacctaaaagtcacaatattacaacaacaaaacttcaaaaacagactccaacgagagactgctgaattggaattaatttgcaaactggataccattaaattaggcttgaataaagactgggagtggttgtgtcattacacaaagtaaaactatttccccatgtttatttccccccctccccccgccaccgaactgttcctcacatgttcttaactgctggaaatgacccatcttgattatcactacaaaagttttttttttttctcacctgctggtaatagctcaccttaactgatcactctcattatagtgtgcatggtaacatccattgtttcatgttctctgtgtatataaaattgtcctactgtattttgcactgcatgcatccaatgaagtgggctgtaccccacaaaagcttatgctcaaataaatttgttagtctctaaggtgccacaagtactcctgttctttttgtggatacagactaacacagctgctactctgaaatctagtgcagaggtgggcaaactacggcccgcgggccacatccggcccacaggaccatcctgacCGActcttgagctcccggccagggaggctagcccccagcccctcccctgctgcctccccttccccgcagccaTGCTGCCACACAGGCAGCAAAACTGGCTCCATCTGGGCAGCACGGCTGGCAGTCCTGGTGCTCTCAGaggcatggtaagggagcgggggggttggataagaggcaggaggtcccggggggctgtcagggagcagggggaggttgaTGGGACAGAagtttgggggggcagtcaggggacagggaacaggggaggttggataggtgtgggagtccccggaggcctgtcaggggtcgggggtgtggataggggtcaggccagtcaggggacagggagcgggggggttggatagagagtGAGGTccggggggtgtgtggggggcagttaggggacaaggagcagggggttggatgggtcaggggttctgagggggggcagtcaggtgacagggagcggttggataaGCGTGGGAGtgctggggggcctgtcaggggtcagggatgtggattggggtcagggcagtcaggggacaggggagttggatagggggcggggagTCCTGGGaggaggcggtcaggggacaaggggaggttggatgggtcaagggttctgagggggcagaaAGTTGgaaggggcgggggccaggctgtttggcgaggcacagccttccctacccggccctccatacagtttcagaaacctgatgtggccctcgggccaaaaagtttgcccgcccctgctctagtGCACAGGGCAACTCCAGTGGCACAGAGCCACCACAGAGATTCCTACGCACATTCATATACTACATCTAGTACAATGTAGGGGATGTGACCAGAGGAATGGACATAACTAGAATACCCTACACTGCAATAATCCACAATTGTGGTTTCAGACTGTTGGGACAATtaacagctggtgtaaattgcagCAGCCCAAAGGCCGCTCCAACTTATGCTGGGAGACTGATCCTGAGCGTAGGAGCCTTAGGATCAGGAGAATGAATATAAACTAAACTTGCCATCTTTGCAACTCCCTCCTCCAAACCTTTACTGCATACACTTTGGCCAGATTTCAAATGCCAGTATACTGTTTACAGGACAGTGCAGACTTTACAAATAGGTaagaaaacagagaagaaaagaagGTAAATATTTTCCTCCTACCCTTGACAATGTCCTGTTAAAGAGTCACGTTTAAGTTTTATAATTTGTCACAATTGACTAGCTCAATAGATATTACATTTAGGAATGATCTTTAGGGTCTCTTTATTACCACAATGTTTATGTTCATAGAATTCTACAAAATATTACTTATTCATCTCATCTTGACTTGAGTAACTCCAGCAATGCAATTTCACTGCTAACTGACCTTACTATTAAAGTATCTTATTACTTAGCCTATGCTtctcttttcttcatttcagacCACTATTAGCATTTTATCATAGTGTTTTTTGTAGACCACAACCAACATGCCTGAAAGAACTTACAAAGACGCACCTTAGAAAGTGACAGAAAACCTTCACTGGAGAGCACCTCTTGAGCATTTCTATCCATAAACATACAGCACATACAAGTCAGTTTAGGAAGCGAGTAGAGACTGGCAACATCAAAGGTCATACAAACGTTCTGAACATTAAGTATGGTGCAAAGATACTCAGAGGTGGAATCCTCCAGTTCTGGGAATCCATATTTGTGAGCCAGGCTCAGGAAATCCAGGAGTACCTCTTCTTTCTCATCTCTTAATGTAGCGCGGCCTGTGTAGATATATTTCAGCAGCATTGTAAATGCTTCTGCAGTGGTATCCTGAAGAGGGATTTCTGCTTCAGGCTGAGATTCTCTCATTCCACCATATAATAATGCTCtagagacagaaagaaaatgtGAGAAACTTGCACCCTCATAATAGGTGccttattatatatatttaaacagtAAAGTAAATAAATCAAGCATCCAAATGCCAggtgaaaaaataaatgaagatatATTTGCAATGGCTCCTCAGAAGAGACcacataaaatgaaaaagaatggTCTTGAAAATATGAAATGGAAGCTGTGTAGACAGCTTAAAATTCAGCTCTACTCTGATAGTGTCTACGTAGGAATAACACTGTGGGGTCTCTTCATCATTATCTCAATTATTCTACATCAAGTTTAGTCAGTTTACCGGTAAAAAGAATGAGATGTGAGgaggttgttgtttgtttttttaatttcagctctGAAAATTCACCCTGGGATCTGACAGTTAAGTTAGATTCTTTCCTCCTCACATATCACCACCAGCAGTAAGA is from Dermochelys coriacea isolate rDerCor1 chromosome 3, rDerCor1.pri.v4, whole genome shotgun sequence and encodes:
- the BTBD9 gene encoding BTB/POZ domain-containing protein 9 isoform X3, with translation MSNSHPLRPYTAVGEIDHVHILSENVGALMNGEEYSDVTFIVEKKRFPAHRVILAARCHYFRALLYGGMRESQPEAEIPLQDTTAEAFTMLLKYIYTGRATLRDEKEEVLLDFLSLAHKYGFPELEDSTSEYLCTILNVQNVCMTFDVASLYSLPKLTCMCCMFMDRNAQEVLSSEGFLSLSKAALLNVVLRDSFAAPEKDIFQALMNWCKHNPKENHAEIMQAVRLPLMSLTELLNVVRPSGLLSPDAILDAIKVRSESRDMDLNYRGMLISGENIATMKYGAQVVKGELKSALLDGDTQNYDLDHGFSRHPIDDDCRSGIEIKLGQPSIVNHIRILLWDRDSRSYSYYIEVSMDELDWIRVIDHSKYLCRSWQKLYFPARVCRYIRIVGTHNTVNKVFHIVAFECMFTNKTFTLEKGLIVPTENVATIADCASVIEGVSRSRNALLNGDTKNYDWDSGYTCHQLGSGAIVVQLAQPFMIGSIRLLLWDCDDRSYSYYIEVSTNQQQWTMVADRTKVSCK
- the BTBD9 gene encoding BTB/POZ domain-containing protein 9 isoform X1 codes for the protein MSNSHPLRPYTAVGEIDHVHILSENVGALMNGEEYSDVTFIVEKKRFPAHRVILAARCHYFRALLYGGMRESQPEAEIPLQDTTAEAFTMLLKYIYTGRATLRDEKEEVLLDFLSLAHKYGFPELEDSTSEYLCTILNVQNVCMTFDVASLYSLPKLTCMCCMFMDRNAQEVLSSEGFLSLSKAALLNVVLRDSFAAPEKDIFQALMNWCKHNPKENHAEIMQAVRLPLMSLTELLNVVRPSGLLSPDAILDAIKVRSESRDMDLNYRGMLISGENIATMKYGAQVVKGELKSALLDGDTQNYDLDHGFSRHPIDDDCRSGIEIKLGQPSIVNHIRILLWDRDSRSYSYYIEVSMDELDWIRVIDHSKYLCRSWQKLYFPARVCRYIRIVGTHNTVNKVFHIVAFECMFTNKTFTLEKGLIVPTENVATIADCASVIEGVSRSRNALLNGDTKNYDWDSGYTCHQLGSGAIVVQLAQPFMIGSIRLLLWDCDDRSYSYYIEVSTNQQQWTMVADRTKVSCKSWQAITFDRQPASFIRIVGTHNTANEVFHCVHFECPAQNSAHKEEGNEEVATAELGTGTQQLVSRPVRASSTSSLHSLTGSTSRTHAHQP
- the BTBD9 gene encoding BTB/POZ domain-containing protein 9 isoform X2, with product MSNSHPLRPYTAVGEIDHVHILSENVGALMNGEEYSDVTFIVEKKRFPAHRVILAARCHYFRALLYGGMRESQPEAEIPLQDTTAEAFTMLLKYIYTGRATLRDEKEEVLLDFLSLAHKYGFPELEDSTSEYLCTILNVQNVCMTFDVASLYSLPKLTCMCCMFMDRNAQEVLSSEGFLSLSKAALLNVVLRDSFAAPEKDIFQALMNWCKHNPKENHAEIMQAVRLPLMSLTELLNVVRPSGLLSPDAILDAIKVRSESRDMDLNYRGMLISGENIATMKYGAQVVKGELKSALLDGDTQNYDLDHGFSRHPIDDDCRSGIEIKLGQPSIVNHIRILLWDRDSRSYSYYIEVSMDELDWIRVIDHSKYLCRSWQKLYFPARVCRYIRIVGTHNTVNKVFHIVAFECMFTNKTFTLEKGLIVPTENVATIADCASVIEGVSRSRNALLNGDTKNYDWDSGYTCHQLGSGAIVVQLAQPFMIGSIRLLLWDCDDRSYSYYIEVSTNQQQWTMVADRTKVSCKYL